In a single window of the Tellurirhabdus bombi genome:
- a CDS encoding carboxymuconolactone decarboxylase family protein produces the protein MVATKTDTVISLLTNLGLNTDVAYPALESLGDARYLRDLKINVGNVLNSNQNLTKKESLLLALSVAVNEKYQPLTDSFTNLAKQEGATDAEVAEVLACTSLLSTNNVFYRFRHFISKEYYQQTQPGIRMSIMMNPVLGKEFFELVSLAVSAVNGCELCVRSHEESVLKHGASEARVFEAIRVVSVIKGLITLL, from the coding sequence ATGGTTGCCACAAAAACTGATACTGTCATTTCGCTGTTGACCAATCTGGGCCTGAATACCGATGTGGCCTACCCGGCCCTGGAATCTTTAGGCGACGCTCGTTACCTGCGTGATTTGAAAATCAACGTGGGCAATGTGCTTAACAGCAACCAGAATCTGACGAAGAAAGAATCGCTGTTGCTGGCCTTGTCGGTGGCAGTGAACGAAAAATACCAGCCGTTAACCGATAGTTTCACGAACCTGGCCAAGCAGGAAGGCGCCACTGACGCGGAAGTAGCGGAAGTGTTAGCCTGTACCTCACTGCTAAGTACCAACAACGTGTTTTATCGTTTCCGGCACTTTATCAGCAAAGAGTACTATCAGCAAACCCAGCCTGGCATTCGCATGAGCATCATGATGAATCCGGTTTTGGGTAAAGAATTTTTTGAGCTGGTGAGCTTGGCGGTTTCAGCCGTTAATGGCTGCGAACTTTGCGTTCGTTCGCACGAAGAAAGTGTTCTGAAACACGGTGCTTCCGAAGCGCGCGTCTTCGAAGCGATCCGGGTGGTTTCCGTCATCAAAGGTCTGATTACACTATTGTAG
- a CDS encoding peroxiredoxin yields the protein MKNQIISVGSQFPEFKKLAVVSMEKGNEFYEISSEDHKSAGKWLVMFWWPKDFTFVCPTEIAEFNKKAEDFEDRDAVLIGASTDSEFVHLAWRQNHDDLRGLKFPMLADTSKSLAEELGILEANEKVAYRVTYIVDPQGIVRWVAVNDLSVGRNVNEVIRILDALQTDELCPCNWQKGEATINA from the coding sequence ATGAAAAATCAAATTATCTCTGTTGGTTCACAGTTCCCTGAATTCAAGAAACTAGCTGTTGTTTCTATGGAGAAAGGAAACGAGTTTTACGAAATTTCATCAGAAGATCATAAGTCAGCTGGCAAATGGCTGGTTATGTTCTGGTGGCCTAAAGACTTCACATTCGTTTGCCCAACTGAAATCGCTGAATTCAATAAAAAAGCGGAAGATTTCGAAGATCGTGACGCCGTTCTGATCGGTGCTTCAACCGATAGCGAATTTGTTCACCTGGCATGGCGTCAGAACCACGACGATCTGCGTGGTCTGAAATTCCCGATGCTAGCCGATACGTCAAAATCTCTGGCTGAAGAACTGGGTATCCTGGAAGCCAACGAAAAAGTAGCTTACCGCGTAACATACATTGTTGATCCACAAGGCATTGTTCGCTGGGTAGCCGTTAACGACCTGTCTGTAGGCCGCAACGTAAACGAAGTAATTCGTATTCTGGACGCCCTGCAAACGGACGAGCTTTGCCCTTGCAACTGGCAAAAAGGCGAAGCAACCATCAACGCCTAA
- a CDS encoding DMT family transporter codes for MRSLLPGLLFALLWASASAATKFGVQSADPLILANTRFLIAGSLMGFYAYVLRKNPLPKGKEWKQLTLFAFLNTTVYLAAFVLAIKQVSAGIGSLSTATSPLFITLISAIWLKRPLRWFEFAGVALGLGGVTLATYPLLQGSFATVEGLLILLGGMVSVSVATVYYARCNFQLPNIVINGWQVGIGGILLLPFTVVFADWGAAHYDGRFWASVFWLIIPVSVVALQLWFHLVRQDAVRASFWMFLCPIFGFAYSSVLLNEPITWHTYAGTLLVLAGLYLGQLEKFRKRV; via the coding sequence ATGCGTTCCCTCCTCCCCGGTCTTCTATTTGCCTTGTTGTGGGCTTCTGCCTCAGCCGCCACAAAATTTGGAGTACAATCCGCCGATCCATTAATCTTAGCCAATACCCGCTTTCTGATTGCCGGTAGCCTGATGGGTTTTTATGCGTATGTCCTGCGAAAAAATCCGCTTCCCAAAGGAAAGGAATGGAAACAGCTGACTCTTTTTGCCTTTTTGAATACGACCGTTTATCTGGCCGCCTTTGTGCTGGCCATCAAACAGGTTTCGGCGGGGATTGGCAGTTTATCCACCGCGACGAGTCCGCTCTTTATCACGCTCATTTCAGCAATCTGGCTCAAGCGGCCTCTGCGGTGGTTTGAGTTTGCGGGCGTCGCCTTGGGCTTGGGAGGCGTCACGCTGGCTACGTATCCGCTGCTTCAGGGAAGTTTTGCTACTGTTGAAGGATTGCTCATTCTCCTTGGCGGTATGGTTTCGGTGTCGGTGGCCACGGTGTATTATGCTCGCTGCAACTTCCAGCTTCCCAACATTGTCATCAACGGCTGGCAGGTGGGCATTGGTGGCATTCTGCTGCTGCCTTTTACGGTTGTTTTTGCCGATTGGGGAGCCGCGCACTACGACGGGCGTTTCTGGGCGTCTGTGTTCTGGCTGATTATTCCGGTTTCGGTGGTTGCGCTTCAACTTTGGTTCCACCTGGTCCGGCAGGACGCCGTACGGGCTTCGTTCTGGATGTTCCTCTGCCCCATTTTTGGCTTTGCCTACTCCTCCGTTTTGCTCAATGAACCCATTACCTGGCATACCTACGCGGGAACGTTGTTGGTACTGGCCGGGCTGTATTTAGGGCAGCTAGAGAAGTTCAGGAAACGCGTTTAA